The Sediminispirochaeta smaragdinae DSM 11293 genome has a segment encoding these proteins:
- a CDS encoding sugar ABC transporter ATP-binding protein, whose translation MKPMVAFEHISKSFPGVKALSDISFSIERGEVHAIVGENGAGKSTLMNLLGGLFSPTEGAIFFEGAEVAIPNEQASLGMGIGIVYQELRLCPNLTIAENLFLGRELHDGHRLDWKCMKERSKKVLCDLGMDLSPDALVRSLSIAEQQIVEIAKSLTRDIKVLVLDEPTSALTIRESENLFTNIRKLKDEGVTIIYISHRLEEIMELSDHITVLRDGEYKGTFETGSVQIDDLVRLIAGKKLIEVLERGDQTSERNGVSSEVILSLRNLESADGKVRNVSFELHKGEVLGIYGVQGAGRTELLETIFGIRKRGSGEMLFGSETLENKSPAQAIKNGFAMVPEDRRQIGIFPNMNILENINISNKNDISSPGGLLHKRRMVKISDHYREEVGIKAKDIYQNITHLSGGNQQKVVISRWLATNPKVLLVDELTRGVDVGAKAEIFSVLRMLRSRGLGIIMVSSELQEVIAESDRVLVMKNGAMVKELTGKAIDKDNIIRYALVG comes from the coding sequence ATGAAACCGATGGTCGCCTTTGAACATATCTCGAAGAGCTTTCCCGGCGTTAAGGCCCTTTCAGATATCTCCTTTTCCATCGAACGCGGGGAAGTACACGCAATTGTCGGGGAGAATGGCGCAGGGAAATCCACCTTGATGAACCTGCTCGGCGGGCTCTTTTCTCCCACCGAAGGAGCGATCTTTTTCGAGGGAGCCGAGGTCGCCATACCGAACGAACAGGCCTCTCTCGGTATGGGAATCGGTATTGTCTATCAGGAGCTGCGTCTTTGCCCCAATCTCACCATTGCCGAAAATCTTTTTCTCGGCCGGGAGCTTCACGACGGCCATAGGCTGGACTGGAAGTGCATGAAAGAGCGTTCGAAAAAGGTGCTCTGCGACTTGGGCATGGATCTTTCACCCGACGCGCTTGTCAGGAGCCTTTCCATTGCCGAACAGCAGATTGTTGAAATTGCAAAGTCTCTTACCAGGGATATCAAGGTCTTGGTCCTTGATGAACCCACTTCGGCCCTGACGATTCGGGAATCAGAGAATCTTTTTACCAATATCAGGAAGCTGAAGGACGAAGGTGTCACGATCATCTACATTTCTCACCGCCTTGAGGAAATCATGGAGCTGAGCGATCACATCACTGTTCTTCGGGATGGTGAATATAAGGGGACCTTCGAGACCGGTTCCGTTCAGATTGATGATTTGGTGAGGTTGATTGCAGGGAAAAAGCTGATAGAGGTCCTGGAACGGGGGGATCAAACCTCTGAGAGGAACGGTGTCTCCTCCGAAGTTATTCTGTCCCTTCGAAATTTGGAAAGCGCCGACGGAAAGGTGCGGAATGTGAGTTTCGAACTCCATAAGGGCGAGGTTCTCGGTATTTACGGTGTGCAGGGGGCTGGGCGAACCGAACTGCTCGAAACCATATTCGGTATCAGGAAAAGGGGTTCTGGTGAGATGCTCTTTGGTTCCGAAACCCTTGAAAATAAAAGTCCTGCCCAGGCGATTAAAAACGGCTTTGCCATGGTCCCCGAAGACCGGCGTCAGATCGGCATCTTTCCCAACATGAATATCCTGGAGAATATCAATATCTCGAACAAAAACGATATTTCCTCTCCCGGCGGTTTGCTGCATAAGCGGCGTATGGTAAAGATTTCCGACCACTACCGGGAAGAGGTGGGAATCAAGGCAAAGGATATCTATCAGAACATCACACACTTAAGCGGTGGTAACCAGCAGAAGGTCGTCATCAGTAGGTGGCTTGCAACAAATCCCAAGGTCCTTCTTGTCGACGAATTGACCCGCGGAGTGGATGTCGGTGCAAAGGCCGAGATTTTTTCGGTCCTGAGAATGCTCAGATCGAGAGGACTCGGCATCATCATGGTTTCCTCGGAGCTGCAGGAGGTTATCGCGGAGTCCGACCGCGTCCTCGTGATGAAGAACGGTGCAATGGTTAAAGAGCTTACCGGTAAGGCCATCGATAAAGATAACATCATTCGATATGCCCTGGTTGGGTAG
- a CDS encoding sugar ABC transporter substrate-binding protein: MRKKTLFLVLMLCFGILIAGANGTQEAGSASDSDAITITVVYHDTGIEFGQVIKSGAMAAAKEFGANVNWVGPIGINVDEQVNFIENAITAGVDGLAISNVNAEALNPMIDKAMDAGIPVVTFNSEAPGSKRLAFYGQDLQQSGYVQGQILAEYMKGTGKVIITSGDASASWSQDREAGVRKALAEYPDIEIVQVVSTGWEEQQMYAAIENALLANPDLGGLATLGAPTTMAGGRALLRSGRFDKVMHVGHDFMPETLDNIKAGATKATLSQNPYMQGYLPVKNLYLYITTGVKLKSEDTGIVRCDASNVDTYLQKLEDGEPIG; the protein is encoded by the coding sequence ATGCGTAAAAAAACATTATTTCTGGTATTGATGCTCTGCTTCGGTATTCTGATTGCAGGTGCGAACGGCACGCAGGAGGCCGGTTCAGCCTCAGATAGCGACGCCATCACTATTACCGTTGTCTATCACGACACGGGGATCGAATTCGGCCAGGTCATCAAAAGCGGTGCCATGGCTGCTGCCAAGGAGTTTGGTGCCAACGTGAACTGGGTCGGTCCCATCGGGATCAACGTGGACGAACAGGTCAACTTCATCGAAAACGCTATTACTGCAGGTGTCGACGGTCTTGCCATATCGAATGTAAACGCCGAAGCCCTTAACCCCATGATCGATAAAGCCATGGATGCCGGGATCCCCGTAGTTACCTTCAACAGTGAGGCTCCGGGATCAAAGCGGCTTGCCTTCTATGGCCAGGACCTGCAGCAATCGGGCTATGTTCAGGGACAAATTCTTGCCGAGTACATGAAAGGAACGGGCAAGGTGATCATCACCAGCGGTGATGCTTCCGCTTCCTGGTCTCAGGACAGAGAGGCCGGTGTTCGCAAGGCCCTTGCCGAATATCCCGATATCGAGATCGTTCAGGTAGTCAGCACAGGCTGGGAAGAGCAGCAGATGTATGCTGCAATCGAGAATGCCCTGCTTGCAAACCCCGATCTTGGAGGGCTTGCCACCCTCGGAGCTCCCACTACCATGGCCGGAGGTCGGGCTCTGCTGCGTAGCGGACGCTTCGATAAGGTCATGCACGTCGGCCACGACTTTATGCCCGAGACCCTGGACAACATCAAGGCCGGGGCAACCAAGGCAACCCTGAGCCAGAACCCCTACATGCAGGGATACCTGCCGGTAAAGAATCTTTATCTCTACATTACCACCGGGGTAAAGCTGAAGAGTGAGGATACGGGGATCGTTCGCTGCGATGCCAGTAATGTCGATACCTATCTGCAGAAACTTGAAGACGGAGAGCCGATCGGCTGA